Proteins co-encoded in one Ignavibacteria bacterium genomic window:
- a CDS encoding efflux RND transporter permease subunit: MKEFYTSYKGPIAAILLFILIGGVLSLVNIQTGLFPDITFPKIKIIAEAGQQPVDKMMAAVTVPLENSIKRVQNLRLLRSTTSRGSCEISAFMDWNSDVDLGKQRIESQINAIKQDLPQGIAITVEKMNPSILPVMGYSLEGSGKSQIELRQIAEYTVKPFLSRVEGVSEVAVTGGKTKEYHVILDPVKMSNLEITPQAVSQALQQSNFITSNGYVADYNRLYLSITNTSINKKEDLENLIIKNTAQRAIQLKDIANVEIGEKKEYVKINANGKDVPLIAVLKQPDANLISVASMVQTQVKNLSRLLPKGVELKPYYNQADFVNDSIRSLRDVLWVGLLLAIMVTVFFLRSLKASSVVLITIPVTLSLTVIVLYAAGYTFNIMTIGAIAAAIGLIIDDAIVVVEQIHRTHEEHPNESSFRLVNVAIRYLFPAMAGSSLSTIVIFLPFVLMSGVAGAYFKVMTDTMIITLVCSFFVTWIGLPVIYILFSKEVHNITSGAKEVKQRRWVQFFIVRPLIAGAFSVLLAAAALIILPKLPSGFLPEMDEGSLVLDFDTPPGTSLEESDKMLQKVDAILKQQPDIESFSRRLGTQLGFFITEPSRGDYLIQLKKNRRKPTMDVADDIRGQIESTLPALKVDFGQVIGDMLGDLMSSTQPIELKIFGDSQEELKTLAGNTSKIVEGVKGTADVFNGITIAGPEMTLEPDVSKLALFNLSPTDLQYDIQNMIEGNVAGSILENNKLTDIRTLGSGRKPLSLSELNNQPVFLPGGKSMPLSEFVKVKLTKGVAEIERENLKPMIAVTGRLNNRDLGSTLKEIQQKISSGISLPPGYNIEYGGAYSEQQKAFGELLMILITSCFLVFVVILFLFRNVKVSILIIIIALLGTAGSMLALFITGTPLNVGSYTGMIMIVGIIGENSVFTYLQYKAERTKTGRDEAIIYAISTRLRPKLMTALGAIAALLPLALGIGTGAQMHQPLAIAIIGGLIIALPLLLVVLPTFLRMVEKEKL; this comes from the coding sequence ATGAAAGAGTTTTATACTTCATATAAAGGCCCCATTGCAGCTATTCTCCTTTTTATTTTAATTGGCGGAGTTTTATCTCTTGTGAATATTCAAACGGGGCTCTTCCCCGATATAACATTCCCCAAAATTAAAATTATTGCCGAGGCCGGCCAGCAGCCAGTGGATAAAATGATGGCGGCTGTTACGGTGCCCCTGGAAAATTCAATTAAAAGAGTCCAGAACCTGAGGCTCCTCAGAAGCACTACAAGCCGCGGCAGCTGCGAAATATCGGCTTTCATGGACTGGAATTCAGATGTAGACCTGGGCAAACAGAGAATTGAATCGCAGATTAATGCAATAAAGCAGGACCTGCCGCAGGGTATAGCAATAACTGTTGAAAAAATGAACCCGTCAATTCTTCCCGTCATGGGATATTCACTCGAGGGATCAGGAAAATCGCAGATTGAACTGAGGCAGATTGCCGAATATACGGTGAAACCTTTCCTCTCAAGGGTCGAAGGAGTTTCCGAGGTAGCTGTAACCGGAGGCAAAACTAAGGAATATCACGTCATACTGGACCCCGTAAAGATGAGCAATCTTGAAATCACTCCCCAGGCGGTCTCACAGGCCCTCCAGCAAAGCAACTTTATTACATCAAACGGATACGTGGCAGATTATAACAGACTCTACTTAAGCATTACAAATACTTCAATAAATAAAAAAGAGGACCTGGAAAACCTTATCATTAAGAACACAGCTCAGCGTGCCATACAGTTAAAAGATATTGCAAATGTAGAAATCGGCGAAAAAAAAGAGTATGTAAAGATAAATGCAAACGGAAAAGACGTTCCCCTAATTGCCGTACTGAAACAGCCCGATGCTAATCTGATCAGTGTTGCTTCAATGGTTCAGACGCAGGTTAAGAATTTAAGCCGGCTTCTTCCTAAAGGAGTTGAGCTTAAGCCGTACTATAACCAGGCCGATTTTGTCAATGATTCAATCCGCAGCCTGAGGGATGTTTTATGGGTCGGGCTCCTGCTTGCCATTATGGTAACCGTATTTTTCCTCCGCTCCCTTAAGGCAAGTTCCGTAGTGCTGATTACCATTCCAGTAACACTTTCACTTACAGTAATAGTTCTATATGCGGCCGGATACACCTTCAACATAATGACCATTGGCGCAATTGCCGCCGCAATAGGCCTTATTATAGATGACGCTATTGTTGTTGTTGAACAGATCCACCGCACACACGAGGAGCATCCGAATGAAAGCAGCTTCAGGCTGGTTAACGTTGCAATACGCTATCTCTTTCCCGCAATGGCAGGATCGTCACTTTCAACTATCGTCATTTTTCTCCCCTTCGTTTTGATGAGCGGCGTTGCAGGGGCTTACTTTAAGGTAATGACCGATACCATGATCATCACGCTTGTATGCTCCTTTTTTGTTACATGGATCGGCCTGCCGGTAATTTACATCTTATTCTCAAAGGAAGTACATAATATCACCTCAGGCGCCAAAGAGGTAAAACAAAGGCGCTGGGTGCAGTTCTTTATTGTGCGGCCTCTTATTGCCGGAGCATTTTCCGTCCTTCTGGCAGCTGCTGCTTTAATTATTCTTCCAAAACTCCCGAGCGGATTTCTGCCGGAAATGGACGAGGGCTCACTTGTGCTCGATTTCGACACACCTCCCGGCACTTCACTTGAAGAAAGCGATAAGATGCTGCAGAAGGTTGATGCCATATTAAAACAGCAGCCCGATATCGAAAGCTTCTCAAGAAGGCTTGGAACCCAGTTGGGATTTTTTATTACGGAACCCAGCCGGGGCGATTACCTGATCCAGCTCAAGAAAAACCGCAGGAAACCCACTATGGATGTGGCTGACGACATCAGGGGGCAGATAGAGTCAACACTGCCCGCTCTTAAGGTGGACTTCGGACAGGTAATAGGCGATATGCTGGGCGACCTCATGAGCTCGACTCAGCCAATTGAATTAAAAATATTTGGCGATAGCCAGGAAGAACTCAAAACACTTGCCGGAAATACTTCCAAAATTGTAGAAGGAGTAAAAGGAACTGCCGATGTTTTTAACGGTATTACAATAGCGGGACCCGAAATGACATTAGAACCGGACGTTTCTAAACTTGCCTTGTTCAACCTGTCACCCACAGACCTGCAGTATGATATTCAGAACATGATTGAAGGCAATGTTGCCGGCAGTATACTTGAAAACAATAAGCTGACCGACATAAGGACACTCGGGTCGGGCAGAAAGCCTCTTTCCCTTAGTGAATTGAATAATCAGCCGGTTTTTCTCCCCGGCGGGAAATCCATGCCGCTGAGTGAATTTGTAAAAGTTAAACTGACGAAAGGCGTTGCTGAAATTGAACGCGAAAACCTTAAACCCATGATTGCCGTAACCGGCAGGCTTAATAACAGGGACCTCGGCAGCACATTAAAGGAAATTCAGCAGAAAATTTCATCGGGCATCTCACTTCCCCCGGGCTATAATATTGAATATGGCGGCGCATACTCCGAACAGCAGAAAGCCTTTGGTGAACTTCTAATGATTCTGATTACTTCATGCTTCCTGGTATTTGTAGTAATACTTTTCCTCTTCAGGAATGTTAAAGTTTCCATTCTGATAATTATCATTGCGCTGCTCGGAACCGCAGGCAGCATGCTGGCACTTTTTATTACGGGTACCCCGCTTAACGTAGGCAGCTACACCGGCATGATAATGATTGTAGGAATCATAGGCGAAAACTCGGTCTTTACATACCTCCAGTATAAGGCCGAACGCACTAAAACCGGGCGCGATGAAGCGATTATCTATGCGATTTCAACAAGACTTCGGCCTAAACTTATGACTGCTTTGGGCGCAATAGCCGCCCTGCTCCCTCTTGCGCTTGGAATCGGTACCGGCGCCCAGATGCATCAGCCCCTGGCTATTGCAATTATAGGAGGACTCATTATAGCTTTACCCCTTCTTTTAGTTGTACTGCCTACATTTTTAAGAATGGTTGAGAAGGAAAAATTGTAA